Below is a genomic region from Mesorhizobium sp..
ACAAGCGGCCGACTACGACGGCTGGCGCCAGATGGGCAATGCCGGCTGGGGATGGGACGATGTGCTGCCCTATTTCCTGAAGTCGGAAGACCATCACGGCGGCAAGAGCGCGCTGCATGGCGCCGGCGGCGAATGGAAGGTGTCGAAGCAGCGCCTGACCTGGGACATCCTTCATGCAGTGCAGGAGGGTGCACGCGAATTCGGCATCGAGCCGCGCGCCGATTTCAACGATGGCGACAACGAGGGCTCCGGCTTCTTCGAAGTGAACCAGAAGCGCGGCGTGCGCTGGAATTCGGCCAAGGGGTTCCTGCGGCCTGCTCTGAAAAGGCCGAACCTGCGGCTCGTGACCAATGCATTGACCGAGACGCTGATCCTGGAAGGGCGCAGGGTGGCGGGTGTGCGCTACCGCCACGAGGGCCGCGTGGTCGAAGCGCGTGCCGACGGCGAGGTGCTGCTGGCCACCGGCTCGATCAACTCGCCAAAATTGCTGGAGCTTTCTGGCATAGGCAGGCCGGAGGTGCTGCGCAGCCTCGGCATCGGGGTCGCGCACGAGAGCCCCGGTGTCGGCGAAAACCTGCAGGACCATCTGCAGATCCGCACAGTCTACAAGGTGACGGGGGTCAAGACGCTCAACGCCGCCTTCAACAGCATATTCGGAAAGGCAGGCATCGCGCTGCGCTATGCGCTGACGCAGAGTGGTCCGATGTCGATGGCGCCGAGCCAGTTCGGCATGTTCACGAAGTCGGACCCGTCGCGCGCCACGCCCGATCTCGAATACCACGTGCAGCCGCTCTCAACCGACAGGCTGGGCGACCCGCTGCATCCCTTCCCGGCGATCACAGTCTCCGTGTGCAATCTGCGGCCCGAAAGCACCGGTTCCGTGCATGCGGCCTCGCCAGATCCTGCCGTGCAACCGGAGATCCGTCTCAACTATCTCTCGGCGCAGGCCGACCGCGACGTGGCGGTCAAAGCCGTGCGGCAGGCACGGCAGATCATGACCGCCGAGCGTCTCGCCCGCTATGCGCCGGAGGAGATTCTACCGGGACCGGCGGTGCAGTCGGACGAGGACCTGCTGAAGACGATCGGCAACATCGCCACGACCATCTTCCATCCCGTCGGCACCTGCCGGATGGGCTCGGATGACCGGGCGGTCGTCGACCCGCAATTGAGGGTGAAGGGGCTCGCCGGGCTGCGCGTCGTCGACGCCTCAATCATGCCGCGGATCGTCTCGGGGAATACCGCCTCGCCTGTGGTGATGATCGCCGAGAAGGCAGCGGACATGATTCTCGGGCAGAACGGGATCTGAACGCACGCTGCCAGCGCGGTTCACCCGTCTTTCCGCAATCCGTAGGCGCGGATGGCGTTGACGCCGAGGATCGCGTCACGCTGGGCCTCGGAGCAGTCGCGCAGCAACTCATGCGTCGCCTCCAGCCATGACGCGTAGTCGGCGCCCAGCAGGCAGACGGGCCAGTCGCTGCCCCAGATCAGCCGGTTCGGTCCGAAACTGTCGAGCATGAGATCCACACAAGGGCGCAGCGTCTCGATCGACCATCCCGCTCCCGCTTCGGTCACGAGGCCCGAGAGCTTGCAGAATGCGTCGGTCTCCGCGGCCAGCCGCCACATATCGTGCGCCCAGCCGGCAAGTTCGCCGGTCGCGAGCGCGGGTTTCGCACAATGGTCGATGATCGTGCGCATGCCGGGATGGCGCGCGAGCAGCTGCGAGAGATTGGCGAGATGGCGCGGCAGGACGAGCGCGTCGAAGACGAGACCGTGCCCTATCAATGCGCGGAAGGCCGGATCAAGGCCGGACCGCAGCATCCAGTCGTCGTCGGGCAGGTCCTGGATCATCGGGCGCAGACCTCTGAGCTTCGGATCGACGGCGAGGCTTGCGATGCGGGCCGGCGCGTCCGCCGCCTCGAAGTCCACCCAGCCGACTACGCCCTCGATGAAGGCGTGATCGCGGGCAAGCGACAGCATGAATGCCGTCTCTGCCTCCGTCGGCGCCGCCTGCACCAGGATTGTGCCGGATATCCCCGCGCTCCGGATGAGGGGCTTGATATCCTCGGGCATGAAGTCGCGATGGATGGGCGCCAGGTCCGGGGTCAGCCAGCCGTAGTCGCCGCGCGACAGCCGCCAGAAATGTTGGTGCGCATCGATCCGCCGCGTCATCCGGCCGGTCCCCGCGCGATGACCGATGCTGTCCGGCTGAGCCTTCGCCGCATCAGTGCCCCTCCGGCACCGGCGCATCACTGCGGAGAAGGCCGGCGTTCTTCAGGTCCGACCAGAGCGCGGCGGGCAAGGGATGCGAGAATATCTCTACATTGGCCTTCACTTCCGCCGCGCTGACAGCGCCCGGAATGACGGTGCGCACGGCAGGATGACCCATGACGAACTGCAGGGCTGCCTCGATGAGCCTGACGCCGTGGGCCGAGCAGACCGCCTCAATGCGGCGAACGCGATCGAGGATTTCCGGCGAAGCGGGCGCGTAATTGTAGCGCGCCCCTTCCACTGCGCCTGTGGCGAGAATGCCGGAATTATAGGGGCCGCCGAGGATTATGGCGACGTCGCGCCGCTGACAGAGCGGCAGGAAACTCTCAAGCGCCTCCTGCTCGAGCAGCGTGTAGCGGCCGGCCAGCAGGAAACAGTCGAAGTCGCCGAGGCCCAGCAGCCGCTCGCAGACCTGCCATTCGTTGACCCCCGCGCCGATCGCCTTGATCACCCCCGCATCGCGTAGCTCGGTCAGAGCGCGATAGCCGCCGCGCTCGAACAGTTCGCGCACGCGCGCATCGGCGGCTTCCTGGCTGCCTTGCGAAAACGTGTCGACATCATGCACGAGCAGAATGTCGACGGCATCGATGCCGAGCCGCTGCAGGCTCGCCTCGT
It encodes:
- a CDS encoding GMC family oxidoreductase N-terminal domain-containing protein — its product is MTLEGRYDYIIVGAGTAGCVLANRLTADPATRVLLLEAGGSDNYHWVHIPVGYLYCIGNPRTDWMMKTAAEPGLNGRSIAYPRGKVLGGCSSVNGMIYMRGQAADYDGWRQMGNAGWGWDDVLPYFLKSEDHHGGKSALHGAGGEWKVSKQRLTWDILHAVQEGAREFGIEPRADFNDGDNEGSGFFEVNQKRGVRWNSAKGFLRPALKRPNLRLVTNALTETLILEGRRVAGVRYRHEGRVVEARADGEVLLATGSINSPKLLELSGIGRPEVLRSLGIGVAHESPGVGENLQDHLQIRTVYKVTGVKTLNAAFNSIFGKAGIALRYALTQSGPMSMAPSQFGMFTKSDPSRATPDLEYHVQPLSTDRLGDPLHPFPAITVSVCNLRPESTGSVHAASPDPAVQPEIRLNYLSAQADRDVAVKAVRQARQIMTAERLARYAPEEILPGPAVQSDEDLLKTIGNIATTIFHPVGTCRMGSDDRAVVDPQLRVKGLAGLRVVDASIMPRIVSGNTASPVVMIAEKAADMILGQNGI
- a CDS encoding aldo/keto reductase, translating into MKASDVVPLRAARPVSLTRMGFGTAPLGNLYRKVSDEDAQGALQAAWDAGIRYVDTAPQYGLGRSEQRVGMAVRTWDRGALTLSTKIGRLLVDCAPDEVTPEAFVDVPQKRIVFDYSYDGVMRSHEASLQRLGIDAVDILLVHDVDTFSQGSQEAADARVRELFERGGYRALTELRDAGVIKAIGAGVNEWQVCERLLGLGDFDCFLLAGRYTLLEQEALESFLPLCQRRDVAIILGGPYNSGILATGAVEGARYNYAPASPEILDRVRRIEAVCSAHGVRLIEAALQFVMGHPAVRTVIPGAVSAAEVKANVEIFSHPLPAALWSDLKNAGLLRSDAPVPEGH
- a CDS encoding amidohydrolase family protein; protein product: MTRRIDAHQHFWRLSRGDYGWLTPDLAPIHRDFMPEDIKPLIRSAGISGTILVQAAPTEAETAFMLSLARDHAFIEGVVGWVDFEAADAPARIASLAVDPKLRGLRPMIQDLPDDDWMLRSGLDPAFRALIGHGLVFDALVLPRHLANLSQLLARHPGMRTIIDHCAKPALATGELAGWAHDMWRLAAETDAFCKLSGLVTEAGAGWSIETLRPCVDLMLDSFGPNRLIWGSDWPVCLLGADYASWLEATHELLRDCSEAQRDAILGVNAIRAYGLRKDG